Proteins from a single region of Oreochromis niloticus isolate F11D_XX linkage group LG7, O_niloticus_UMD_NMBU, whole genome shotgun sequence:
- the LOC100705935 gene encoding CUGBP Elav-like family member 2 isoform X2 encodes MLEHSSELALVQSLYANSMRCPPSAAGISVRNEDLPMSNGSSSKMNGSLEHLDQPDPDSIKMFVGQIPRSWSETELKELFEPFGAVHQINILRDRTQNPPQSKGCCFVTFYTRKAALEAQNALHNIKTLSGMHHPIQMKPADSEKTSAVEDRKLFVGMVSKKYGENEVRMMFSSFGQIEECRILRGPDGQSRGCAFVTFATRAMAQNAIKTMHHSQTMEGCSSPLVVKFADTQRDKEQRRLQQQLVQQIQQLNSASTWGNLAGLGTLSPQYLALLQQATSLSNQGSLNGIQRLGAGVNPLQLQNLATLAAAAAAAQSSASPTSTSALSTSSGALGALASPAGSTAGSSAGAVNPLASLGTLQGLTGTSVGLNNLNALTSSVSGMGAMNGGLGASMANGSAASSMDALTQAYSGMQQYTASALPALYSQSLLQQSVAGSQKEGPEGANLFIYHLPQECGDQDLLQMFMPFGNVVSAKVFIDKQTNLSKCFGFVSYDNPVSAQAAIQAMNGFQIGMKRLKVQLKRSKNDSKPY; translated from the exons ATGTTGGAACACTCTTCTGAGCTGGCCCTGGTGCAGAGTCTGTATGCCAACAGCATGCGCTGTCCCCCCTCTGCGGCCGGGATCTCAGTCAGGAATGAGGACCTGCCTATGAG caacggcagcagcagcaagatGAACGGGTCGCTGGAGCACTTGGACCAGCCAGACCCCGACTCCATCAAGATGTTTGTTGGACAGATCCCCCGCTCCTGGTCAGAAACAGAACTTAAAGAGCTATTTGAGCCCTTTGGAGCCGTGCACCAGATCAACATTCTTCGTGATCGCACTCAGAATCCTCCTCAGAGCAAAG GATGCTGTTTTGTAACTTTTTATACAAGAAAAGCTGCACTGGAGGCCCAGAATGCACTGCACAACATAAAGACCTTAAGTGGG ATGCATCATCCTATCCAGATGAAACCCGCTGACAGTGAGAAAACAAGTG CGGTAGAAGATAGAAAACTCTTTGTCGGCATGGTTTCAAAGAAATACGGCGAGAACGAGGTCAGAATGATGTTCTCGTCTTTCGGACAGATCGAAGAGTGCCGAATACTTCGGGGACCGGATGGTCAGAGCAGAG GCTGTGCGTTTGTCACATTTGCTACCAGGGCAATGGCACAGAATGCAATCAAAACCATGCATCACTCTCAAACTATGGAG GGCTGTTCCTCACCTCTGGTGGTGAAGTTTGCCGACACACAGAGAGATAAGGAGCAGCggcgcctgcagcagcagctagTACAGCAGATTCAGCAGCTCAACAGCGCCTCCACCTGGGGAAACCTGGCTGGGCTGGGGACTCTTTCACCGCAGTACCTGGCT CTGCTCCAGCAGGCCACTTCTCTCAGTAACCAAGGCAGTCTCAATGGTATTCAAAGGCTAGGAG CGGGTGTGAATCCACTTCAGCTGCAGAACCTGGCCACATTAGCTGCCGCTGCCGCTGCAGCTCAGAGTTCTGCCAGCCCAACTTCCACCAGCGCTCTGTCTACAAGCAGCGGTGCCCTGGGAGCTCTTGCCAGTCCAG CTGGGTCAACAGCAGGGTCCAGTGCTGGTGCCGTGAACCCCTTGGCATCTCTGGGGACTCTGCAGGGTCTCACTGGGACCTCTGTGGGCCTCAACAACCTTAACGCTCTCACCAGCAGCGTCAGTG GTATGGGGGCCATGAACGGGGGTCTGGGAGCCTCCATGGCCAACGGGTCAGCAGCCAGCTCTATGGATGCCCTAACCCAGGCTTACTCAGGGATGCAGCAGTACACAGCGTCTGCCCTGCCCGCCCTCTACAGCCAGTCTCTCCTTCAGCAGAGTGTGGCTGGCAGTCAGAAGGAAG GGCCAGAGGGCGCCAACCTGTTCATCTATCACCTGCCCCAGGAGTGTGGGGACCAGGATCTTCTGCAGATGTTCATGCCTTTTGGAAATGTGGTCTCTGCCAAAGTTTTCATTGACAAACAGACCAATctgagcaagtgctttg ggTTCGTCAGCTATGACAATCCTGTGTCTGCACAAGCTGCCATCCAGGCCATGAATGGTTTCCAGATTGGCATGAAGAGGCTGAAGGTTCAGCTGAAACGCTCCAAGAACGACAGCAAACCCTACTGA
- the taf3 gene encoding transcription initiation factor TFIID subunit 3, which translates to MCESYARSLLRVSVAQICQALGWDAVQLTACDLLSDVLHRYIQQLGRVCHRYSELYGRTDPVLDDVSQAFRLLGVSLSELEDYVNNLEPVPFSHQTPLYPVSKNNVLQFPQPGVRDAEERKDYIPEYMPPLVSLQEEEEEEEVPPDMGTSAEAMQVALEEDEEEIDEDETVNDENHPLKRHLDSPDAAMGMMPTSKRPRMYPGLSPEWGLEPREPLTSLNPQRVSPGILPSHDSLDPLSPEMPSGTLPSFRPQPVIPKHSDQKALTAPARKPKVSSPGRQRTKSPKGVIPVPVVGSPINSPKPSKEKKKSPGKTKSPKSPKSPKMAPAKAPQPQSKPDVMQKLPLSTPSESMGKDNIHLRQNIEERELIAGPFKKLEPDNRAIDDSIDAVIARACAERKPDPFAFSSGSESDSNGFSSPRRLTIMEPSTPKGPIGAGILLKDTSTPLHPPPHIGLGNWTMDDSINEVIRKANQGGPSAPAAPQPAADYVSSGSASPPTPEPLLKVFEEKNKIVSSIDVKKKLKKELKTKMKKKEKDKPKDKDREKDKSKLKEKNKDKNRDKNKEFSKDGKMPWKEFGVKDEELFVPRDFALAEGSIKMKSRDGDGSKKEKEKHKDKKKDKEKSKKDKDKKDKGKDKSKDDKQKQSTLSPFGLGDIPPLFSPSTCLRVPSMLPPLAPILQEKEVKTKEKDKKKDKKEKKKKKDKEKDKEREKAKEKEREKEDKRKEKEREKEKREKEKEKEKERIRLEKVKIDTPAPLPSPVIPRLTLRVGAGQDKIVISKVVPNSEPSTPVPKTPATKSGPGNRPRTPPPPPMLPPVIPTLPPAPSPLPPALPPSSSLISPPPILPPAASVKTPVRSVVTETVSTYVIRDEWGNQIWICPGCNKPDDGSPMIGCDGCDDWYHWLCVGVVTAPPEDQQWFCVKCSSKKKDKKHKKRKHKPH; encoded by the exons ATGTGCGAGAGCTATGCCCGCTCGCTGCTGCGTGTCTCGGTGGCGCAGATCTGCCAGGCTCTGGGCTGGGATGCGGTTCAGCTCACTGCGTGTGATCTGCTGTCCGATGTGCTGCATCGGTACATCCAGCAGTTGGGTCGGGTCTGTCATCGATACTCTGAGTTGT ATGGAAGAACAGATCCAGTCCTGGACGATGTCAGCCAGGCTTTCAGACTGCTAGGGGTGAGTCTGAGCGAACTGGAGGACTACGTCAACAACCTGGAGCCTGTGCCCTTCAGCCACCAAACACCGCTCTACCCTGTTAGCAAAAACAATGTCCTGCAGTTTCCCCAACCTGGAGTTCGAGATGCAGAGGAAAGGAAGGATTACATTCCAGAGTATATGCCACCCCTGGTCTCCTTACAAGAAG aagaagaggaggaagaggtccCCCCTGATATGGGTACTTCAGCTGAAGCTATGCAGGTGGCACTggaagaggatgaggaggaaatAGATGAAGATGAAACGGTCAACGATGAAAATCATCCACTAAAGAGGCACCTGGATAGTCCTGATGCAGCTATGGGCATGATGCCTACCTCCAAGAGACCTCGGATGTACCCTGGCCTCAGCCCAGAGTGGGGTCTTGAGCCCAGGGAGCCCCTTACGTCTCTCAACCCTCAACGTGTTAGTCCAGGTATTCTGCCTTCTCATGACAGCCTGGACCCCCTGTCACCTGAAATGCCATCTGGTACCCTGCCTTCCTTTAGACCTCAGCCCGTAATACCAAAACACTCTGATCAGAAGGCCCTCACTGCTCCAGCAAGAAAGCCTAAGGTCTCTTCCCCTGGCAGACAAAGGACTAAGTCCCCTAAAGGGGTTATTCCTGTTCCAGTGGTTGGCAGTCCCATAAATTCACCAAAACCAtctaaggaaaagaaaaagtctcCAGGCAAGACAAAGAGTCCTAAAAGCCCCAAGAGCCCTAAAATGGCCCCTGCTAAAGCCCCCCAACCTCAGAGCAAACCAGATGTCATGCAAAAGTTACCGTTGTCCACACCGAGTGAGAGCATGGGCAAAGACAATATTCATTTGCGTCAGAACATAGAAGAAAGGGAGCTAATTGCAGGCCCTTTCAAGAAATTAGAGCCAGATAATAGAGCAATTGATGATTCTATTGACGCTGTGATAGCTAGAGCATGTGCTGAACGGAAACCCGATCCATTCGCGTTCTCCTCGGGCTCTGAGTCGGATAGCAATGGATTCTCCAGTCCCAGGAGACTGACTATTATGGAGCCATCTACACCTAAAGGCCCAATTGGTGCTGGCATCTTGTTAAAAGACACGTCAACACCACTTCACCCTCCGCCACACATAGGCCTGGGGAATTGGACGATGGATGATTCAATCAACGAGGTGATCCGAAAGGCCAACCAGGGGGGGCCATCTGCCCCCGCTGCACCCCAACCGGCAGCAGATTACGTGTCATCCGGATCAGCTTCACCACCTACCCCTGAACCACTCCTCAAGGTGTTTGAGGAGAAAAATAAGATTGTGTCATCAATAGATGTCAAGAAGAAGCTAAAGAAGGAGCTGAAAACTaagatgaagaagaaggagaaagacAAGCCAAAAGATAAAGACAGGGAAAAAGATAAGAGTAAGCTGAAAGAGAAGAATAAGGACAAGAACAGGGATAAAAACAAGGAGTTTTCTAAAGATGGGAAGATGCCCTGGAAGGAGTTTGGGGTAAAGGACGAGGAACTTTTTGTTCCACGAGACTTCGCCCTGGCTGAGGGCTCAATCAAAATGAAGTCAAGAGATGGGGACGGCTCTaaaaaggagaaggagaaacataaagacaaaaagaaggataaagaaaaaagtaaaaaggacAAGGATAAAAAGGACAAGGGGAAAGATAAGAGCAAGGACGACAAGCAGAAGCAATCTACATTATCCCCCTTTGGTCTGGGTGATATCCCGCCACTGTTTAGCCCCTCTACCTGTCTGCGCGTGCCCTCAATGCTGCCTCCTTTGGCCCCAATCCTTCAGGAGAAGGAAGTAAAAACCAAGGAGAAGGACAAgaagaaagacaagaaagagaagaagaaaaagaaggacaAGGAGAAAGACAAGGAGCGGGAAAAggccaaagaaaaagaaagggagaaagaggataagaggaaggaaaaggagagggaaaaggagaaacgagaaaaggaaaaagagaaagaaaaggagagaaTTCGACTGGAAAAG GTCAAAATAGACACTCCAGCACCTTTACCGTCTCCGGTCATTCCCAGACTGACACTCAGGGTgggagcaggtcaagacaaaAT TGTCATCAGCAAAGTGGTTCCAAATTCAGAGCCCAGCACGCCAGTACCCAAGACCCCTGCTACCAAGTCAGGACCTGGCAATCGCCCTCGGACACCGCCGCCACCGCCAATGCTGCCGCCGGTCATACCCACGCTTCCGCCGGCTCCCTCGCCCCTTCCACCTGCTCTACCCCCGTCATCGTCTTTAATTTCCCCGCCCCCTATACTCCCTCCTGCCGCCTCCGTCAAAACACCGGTCCGCAGCGTGGTAACTGAGACCGTCAGTACTTACGTG ATTCGAGATGAATGGGGAAACCAGATCTGGATTTGCCCTGGATGTAACAAACCTGATGATGGCAGTCCCATGATAGGATGTGATGGCTGTGATGACTGGTATCACTG GCTTTGTGTCGGGGTCGTCACAGCGCCCCCTGAGGACCAGCAGTGGTTCTGCGTTAAATGTTCCAGCAAgaagaaagataaaaaacacaagaaaaggaaacacaaaccGCATTGA
- the LOC100705935 gene encoding CUGBP Elav-like family member 2 isoform X3, whose protein sequence is MTSAYNLDFLPLTESRLMTSSDTINGSSSKMNGSLEHLDQPDPDSIKMFVGQIPRSWSETELKELFEPFGAVHQINILRDRTQNPPQSKGCCFVTFYTRKAALEAQNALHNIKTLSGMHHPIQMKPADSEKTSAVEDRKLFVGMVSKKYGENEVRMMFSSFGQIEECRILRGPDGQSRGCAFVTFATRAMAQNAIKTMHHSQTMEGCSSPLVVKFADTQRDKEQRRLQQQLVQQIQQLNSASTWGNLAGLGTLSPQYLALLQQATSLSNQGSLNGIQRLGAGVNPLQLQNLATLAAAAAAAQSSASPTSTSALSTSSGALGALASPAGSTAGSSAGAVNPLASLGTLQGLTGTSVGLNNLNALTSSVSGMGAMNGGLGASMANGSAASSMDALTQAYSGMQQYTASALPALYSQSLLQQSVAGSQKEVGPEGANLFIYHLPQECGDQDLLQMFMPFGNVVSAKVFIDKQTNLSKCFGFVSYDNPVSAQAAIQAMNGFQIGMKRLKVQLKRSKNDSKPY, encoded by the exons atGACTTCGGCGTACAACCTGGATTTCCTCCCTCTCACCGAAAGTCGATTAATGACTTCGAGCGACACAAT caacggcagcagcagcaagatGAACGGGTCGCTGGAGCACTTGGACCAGCCAGACCCCGACTCCATCAAGATGTTTGTTGGACAGATCCCCCGCTCCTGGTCAGAAACAGAACTTAAAGAGCTATTTGAGCCCTTTGGAGCCGTGCACCAGATCAACATTCTTCGTGATCGCACTCAGAATCCTCCTCAGAGCAAAG GATGCTGTTTTGTAACTTTTTATACAAGAAAAGCTGCACTGGAGGCCCAGAATGCACTGCACAACATAAAGACCTTAAGTGGG ATGCATCATCCTATCCAGATGAAACCCGCTGACAGTGAGAAAACAAGTG CGGTAGAAGATAGAAAACTCTTTGTCGGCATGGTTTCAAAGAAATACGGCGAGAACGAGGTCAGAATGATGTTCTCGTCTTTCGGACAGATCGAAGAGTGCCGAATACTTCGGGGACCGGATGGTCAGAGCAGAG GCTGTGCGTTTGTCACATTTGCTACCAGGGCAATGGCACAGAATGCAATCAAAACCATGCATCACTCTCAAACTATGGAG GGCTGTTCCTCACCTCTGGTGGTGAAGTTTGCCGACACACAGAGAGATAAGGAGCAGCggcgcctgcagcagcagctagTACAGCAGATTCAGCAGCTCAACAGCGCCTCCACCTGGGGAAACCTGGCTGGGCTGGGGACTCTTTCACCGCAGTACCTGGCT CTGCTCCAGCAGGCCACTTCTCTCAGTAACCAAGGCAGTCTCAATGGTATTCAAAGGCTAGGAG CGGGTGTGAATCCACTTCAGCTGCAGAACCTGGCCACATTAGCTGCCGCTGCCGCTGCAGCTCAGAGTTCTGCCAGCCCAACTTCCACCAGCGCTCTGTCTACAAGCAGCGGTGCCCTGGGAGCTCTTGCCAGTCCAG CTGGGTCAACAGCAGGGTCCAGTGCTGGTGCCGTGAACCCCTTGGCATCTCTGGGGACTCTGCAGGGTCTCACTGGGACCTCTGTGGGCCTCAACAACCTTAACGCTCTCACCAGCAGCGTCAGTG GTATGGGGGCCATGAACGGGGGTCTGGGAGCCTCCATGGCCAACGGGTCAGCAGCCAGCTCTATGGATGCCCTAACCCAGGCTTACTCAGGGATGCAGCAGTACACAGCGTCTGCCCTGCCCGCCCTCTACAGCCAGTCTCTCCTTCAGCAGAGTGTGGCTGGCAGTCAGAAGGAAG TAGGGCCAGAGGGCGCCAACCTGTTCATCTATCACCTGCCCCAGGAGTGTGGGGACCAGGATCTTCTGCAGATGTTCATGCCTTTTGGAAATGTGGTCTCTGCCAAAGTTTTCATTGACAAACAGACCAATctgagcaagtgctttg ggTTCGTCAGCTATGACAATCCTGTGTCTGCACAAGCTGCCATCCAGGCCATGAATGGTTTCCAGATTGGCATGAAGAGGCTGAAGGTTCAGCTGAAACGCTCCAAGAACGACAGCAAACCCTACTGA
- the LOC100705935 gene encoding CUGBP Elav-like family member 2 isoform X1, with the protein MLEHSSELALVQSLYANSMRCPPSAAGISVRNEDLPMSNGSSSKMNGSLEHLDQPDPDSIKMFVGQIPRSWSETELKELFEPFGAVHQINILRDRTQNPPQSKGCCFVTFYTRKAALEAQNALHNIKTLSGMHHPIQMKPADSEKTSAVEDRKLFVGMVSKKYGENEVRMMFSSFGQIEECRILRGPDGQSRGCAFVTFATRAMAQNAIKTMHHSQTMEGCSSPLVVKFADTQRDKEQRRLQQQLVQQIQQLNSASTWGNLAGLGTLSPQYLALLQQATSLSNQGSLNGIQRLGAGVNPLQLQNLATLAAAAAAAQSSASPTSTSALSTSSGALGALASPAGSTAGSSAGAVNPLASLGTLQGLTGTSVGLNNLNALTSSVSGMGAMNGGLGASMANGSAASSMDALTQAYSGMQQYTASALPALYSQSLLQQSVAGSQKEVGPEGANLFIYHLPQECGDQDLLQMFMPFGNVVSAKVFIDKQTNLSKCFGFVSYDNPVSAQAAIQAMNGFQIGMKRLKVQLKRSKNDSKPY; encoded by the exons ATGTTGGAACACTCTTCTGAGCTGGCCCTGGTGCAGAGTCTGTATGCCAACAGCATGCGCTGTCCCCCCTCTGCGGCCGGGATCTCAGTCAGGAATGAGGACCTGCCTATGAG caacggcagcagcagcaagatGAACGGGTCGCTGGAGCACTTGGACCAGCCAGACCCCGACTCCATCAAGATGTTTGTTGGACAGATCCCCCGCTCCTGGTCAGAAACAGAACTTAAAGAGCTATTTGAGCCCTTTGGAGCCGTGCACCAGATCAACATTCTTCGTGATCGCACTCAGAATCCTCCTCAGAGCAAAG GATGCTGTTTTGTAACTTTTTATACAAGAAAAGCTGCACTGGAGGCCCAGAATGCACTGCACAACATAAAGACCTTAAGTGGG ATGCATCATCCTATCCAGATGAAACCCGCTGACAGTGAGAAAACAAGTG CGGTAGAAGATAGAAAACTCTTTGTCGGCATGGTTTCAAAGAAATACGGCGAGAACGAGGTCAGAATGATGTTCTCGTCTTTCGGACAGATCGAAGAGTGCCGAATACTTCGGGGACCGGATGGTCAGAGCAGAG GCTGTGCGTTTGTCACATTTGCTACCAGGGCAATGGCACAGAATGCAATCAAAACCATGCATCACTCTCAAACTATGGAG GGCTGTTCCTCACCTCTGGTGGTGAAGTTTGCCGACACACAGAGAGATAAGGAGCAGCggcgcctgcagcagcagctagTACAGCAGATTCAGCAGCTCAACAGCGCCTCCACCTGGGGAAACCTGGCTGGGCTGGGGACTCTTTCACCGCAGTACCTGGCT CTGCTCCAGCAGGCCACTTCTCTCAGTAACCAAGGCAGTCTCAATGGTATTCAAAGGCTAGGAG CGGGTGTGAATCCACTTCAGCTGCAGAACCTGGCCACATTAGCTGCCGCTGCCGCTGCAGCTCAGAGTTCTGCCAGCCCAACTTCCACCAGCGCTCTGTCTACAAGCAGCGGTGCCCTGGGAGCTCTTGCCAGTCCAG CTGGGTCAACAGCAGGGTCCAGTGCTGGTGCCGTGAACCCCTTGGCATCTCTGGGGACTCTGCAGGGTCTCACTGGGACCTCTGTGGGCCTCAACAACCTTAACGCTCTCACCAGCAGCGTCAGTG GTATGGGGGCCATGAACGGGGGTCTGGGAGCCTCCATGGCCAACGGGTCAGCAGCCAGCTCTATGGATGCCCTAACCCAGGCTTACTCAGGGATGCAGCAGTACACAGCGTCTGCCCTGCCCGCCCTCTACAGCCAGTCTCTCCTTCAGCAGAGTGTGGCTGGCAGTCAGAAGGAAG TAGGGCCAGAGGGCGCCAACCTGTTCATCTATCACCTGCCCCAGGAGTGTGGGGACCAGGATCTTCTGCAGATGTTCATGCCTTTTGGAAATGTGGTCTCTGCCAAAGTTTTCATTGACAAACAGACCAATctgagcaagtgctttg ggTTCGTCAGCTATGACAATCCTGTGTCTGCACAAGCTGCCATCCAGGCCATGAATGGTTTCCAGATTGGCATGAAGAGGCTGAAGGTTCAGCTGAAACGCTCCAAGAACGACAGCAAACCCTACTGA